Proteins from a single region of Vanessa tameamea isolate UH-Manoa-2023 chromosome 23, ilVanTame1 primary haplotype, whole genome shotgun sequence:
- the LOC135193964 gene encoding uncharacterized protein LOC135193964 — protein MLVIQSQLAVLGIDVRCDLNPRDYIEAVIKTASRKLGVLNKVRRFFTPQQLLLLYKTQVRFCVEYCSLLWDGSAKYLMEALDRLQQRAVGIIGDVEVTNTLEPLRLRREIAALSVFYRLYHGECSEELFSLIPASPFLHRSTRAGSRCHRLTVTSIPSRTKKFGNSFLCRTAKKLNSLPAHVVSSSYKLGAFKRGVKRHLAGWHGEGDWCSSF, from the coding sequence ATGCTAGTGATACAAAGCCAACTTGCCGTATTAGGTATCGACGTTCGCTGTGACCTTAATCCAAGGGATTATATCGAGGCTGTTATCAAAACAGCTTCACGGAAACTCGGGGTCCTGAACAAGGTGCGGCGTTTTTTCACGCCACAACAACTACTCCTGCTGTACAAAACGCAGGTGCGGTTTTGCGTTGAATATTGCTCGCTCCTCTGGGATGGCTCCGCTAAGTACTTAATGGAAGCCTTGGATCGGTTGCAGCAACGTGCGGTCGGCATTATTGGCGACGTAGAGGTCACAAACACCCTCGAACCTTTACGCTTGCGTCGAGAAATAGCAGCGCTGAGCGTCTTCTATCGACTGTATCACGGCGAGTGCTCTGAGGAATTATTCTCTTTAATTCCTGCTTCCCCTTTCCTTCACAGATCTACGCGTGCTGGCTCGCGATGTCACCGCCTAACTGTGACTTCGATTCCATCGCGCACAAAGAAATTTGGCAACTCTTTTCTTTGTCGTACCGCCAAAAAGTTGAACTCTTTACCAGCACACGTGGTCTCCTCCTCTTATAAACTGggtgccttcaaacgaggcgtgaagaggcatcttgcgggctgGCATGGCGAGGGTGACTGGTGCAGCTCATTCTAG